A single region of the Phycisphaerae bacterium RAS1 genome encodes:
- a CDS encoding site-specific tyrosine recombinase XerC, which yields MAKHSRRKKPNKPFPSFPLTAHPNGQWCKKILGKVHFFGVWAEPNAAHQNYLRLAEDLHAGREPTPAADGEFTIKELGNQFLAYQMQRVGTGQIGGRWFEDCRRVVKQFARSVGTARSVVSMMPDDFQQYRRLIATRGLRGGKGLGVHAIARTIVVIQGMFKWGLQSGLLEQLPRYGQSFAKPSAADIRRSRAKREREHGKKLFTPEQIHALLDLASADLKAAILLGINGGFGNTDCSALPTAAVDLNRAVIDFERPKTAVRRVVPLWPETVAALRELLDGKRPTPAIPAAKSLVFRSELGFPLVRQTIQRINADEIQKVVYVDRLADRFDLLLNESHLKRFGIGFYTLRHTFRTWADDAADQHAIHRIMGHSIPGMSGLYIEEISLERLKRVTDHVRARLWQSAAATDAKEQPKSATG from the coding sequence ATGGCGAAGCACTCTCGTCGCAAGAAGCCGAACAAGCCATTTCCCTCGTTCCCGCTGACCGCTCATCCGAACGGTCAGTGGTGCAAAAAGATCCTCGGCAAAGTTCACTTCTTCGGCGTCTGGGCCGAGCCCAACGCCGCCCACCAGAATTATCTACGCCTCGCGGAAGATTTGCACGCAGGTCGTGAGCCGACGCCGGCGGCAGATGGCGAGTTTACCATCAAGGAGCTTGGAAACCAGTTCCTTGCCTACCAGATGCAGCGCGTCGGGACTGGTCAAATTGGCGGCCGTTGGTTTGAAGATTGTCGCCGCGTCGTCAAGCAGTTTGCACGTTCGGTCGGTACGGCGCGGTCGGTGGTCAGCATGATGCCGGATGACTTTCAGCAGTACCGCCGCTTGATCGCCACGCGCGGGCTACGCGGCGGCAAGGGACTCGGCGTTCACGCCATCGCCCGCACAATCGTCGTTATTCAAGGCATGTTCAAATGGGGGTTGCAGTCAGGTCTGCTCGAACAGCTTCCGCGATACGGCCAGTCGTTCGCGAAGCCGTCGGCGGCGGATATTCGTCGCAGTCGAGCCAAACGCGAGCGGGAACACGGCAAGAAGTTGTTCACACCCGAGCAGATTCACGCGCTGCTGGACCTCGCGTCGGCCGATCTCAAAGCTGCGATTCTCCTCGGCATCAATGGTGGCTTCGGGAACACCGACTGCTCTGCGTTACCGACGGCTGCGGTCGATTTGAATCGCGCCGTAATCGACTTCGAGCGTCCCAAGACTGCGGTTCGGCGTGTGGTTCCGCTCTGGCCCGAGACCGTCGCGGCGCTGCGTGAATTACTCGACGGGAAGCGACCCACGCCGGCGATCCCGGCGGCGAAATCCCTTGTGTTCCGCAGCGAACTGGGTTTCCCGCTCGTGCGCCAGACGATTCAGCGAATTAACGCGGACGAGATACAGAAGGTCGTCTACGTGGACCGGCTTGCAGACCGTTTCGACCTGCTGCTCAACGAGTCGCATCTCAAACGATTCGGAATCGGGTTCTACACGCTGCGACACACGTTTCGTACGTGGGCGGACGATGCGGCCGATCAGCACGCCATTCATCGCATCATGGGACACAGCATCCCTGGCATGAGCGGCCTGTACATCGAAGAGATCAGCTTGGAACGGCTGAAACGGGTCACTGATCATGTTCGGGCGCGCCTTTGGCAGAGTGCGGCCGCAACTGATGCGAAGGAGCAACCGAAATCAGCTACTGGATGA
- a CDS encoding Helix-turn-helix domain protein yields the protein MNQPTNTTPSNGDLLHVLQQIECHLAALRHGAAAPRPDWMTVEEVANELRLSRDSVERLIACGRLQAAEVTGVAGRGRRRRFRVRREWIDDFLKSSVKHHATTRTTRRSPARNGSTIDFIQ from the coding sequence ATGAATCAGCCGACCAACACAACTCCGTCCAACGGTGACCTGCTGCACGTTCTGCAACAGATTGAATGCCACCTTGCCGCGCTGCGGCACGGCGCGGCGGCACCGCGGCCGGATTGGATGACGGTGGAGGAGGTCGCGAACGAGCTTCGCTTGTCGCGCGATTCGGTCGAACGGCTCATCGCATGCGGTCGGCTACAAGCCGCCGAGGTCACCGGTGTTGCTGGTCGGGGCCGGCGGCGCCGATTTCGTGTCCGCCGCGAATGGATCGATGACTTCCTGAAGTCCTCTGTGAAGCACCACGCGACCACGCGCACGACACGCCGCAGCCCTGCGCGCAACGGTTCGACGATCGACTTCATCCAGTAG
- a CDS encoding multicopper oxidase: MPGERVKLLIRFSDFQGEYVYHCHNLEHSDGGMMRNFRVGP; encoded by the coding sequence ATGCCGGGCGAGCGCGTAAAGTTGCTGATCCGCTTCAGCGACTTCCAAGGCGAGTACGTGTACCACTGCCACAATCTGGAACACTCCGATGGCGGAATGATGCGCAACTTCCGTGTCGGCCCGTAG
- the czcA_4 gene encoding Cobalt-zinc-cadmium resistance protein CzcA produces the protein MINGIINGALKQRFLILVCGLGMVLFGVYSTLRLNIEAFPDVTNIQVQINTAVPGLAAVEVEKLITFPIESVMNGLPDVTEVRSISKTGLSVVTVVFKDGVDIYFARQLALERLQIAKSRIPEGLGEPEIGPISTGLGQIYKYTLIGEEKSAMELRTINDWFVKFQLRTVPGVTDVLSFGGEVRQYQVRVNPNKLIEYKLTLEDLEEAIRANNRNAGGWYIEGDQEQLVVRGEGLIRGSRDGLVDIENVVLKAEHGTPVYVEDVAEVEYGAQIRQGAVTMDGRGEVVMGIVLQLKGANTKQVIERVRDKVAALQPSLPEGVRIVPVYDQADLVEKAVGTVRQALTEAAVLIVIVLFLFLWNVRSALVVVSSIPLSMLIAFVMMRWYGLSANLQSLGGLAIGIGMMVDGSVVMMENIIRHLAEPNKRGESLAHRVREAAQEVGQPVFFAVLIIIVVFLPLFTLQGVEGKLFSPMAFTIAFAMLGSLIVALTVVPVLSAIVLRGKFSERDNFLMRFLKLVYRPLLSWALRHRWVVTGTAVLALAVSLAIVPFLGTEFVPELDEGTMSIRVTMNPSISLNESKRIANHLEAKLLKYPEVRYAFSQIGRAELGGDPEPIANNEINVGLKPQAEWTTAHSRQELVRILEEDLGEYPGILLNFSQPIATRVDELLSGVKAQLAIKLFGEDLEVLERKGREIEAAIKATRGASDVQMEQINGEAQLVVRADRDALARYGLNAAQVMEVVSTAVGGKAVTEVLEGQRRFVVYLRMAESYRNNPESIGDLWVSSRDGAHVPLSQVADIRLVQGPPTVSREDAQRRIVIQCNVRGRDMGGFVAEAQKAVLERVRLPAGYFVTWGGQFENQQRAQKTLMVVVPVSLGLIFFLLYMSFNSIKNALLIIFNVPFALVGGIFALALSGQYLSVPSSVGFIALFGVAVLNGVVMVSYFNQLVRQGLTLDDAVAKGAMLRLRPVLMTATVASLGLIPLLLSSGIGSEVQRPLATVVVGGLASSTLLTLLVLPALYPWFAPARVHVEI, from the coding sequence GTGATCAACGGCATCATTAACGGCGCCTTGAAGCAGCGTTTTCTGATTCTCGTCTGCGGGCTGGGGATGGTCCTCTTTGGCGTTTACTCCACACTGCGTCTCAACATTGAAGCGTTTCCGGACGTAACGAACATCCAGGTTCAGATCAACACGGCCGTGCCAGGTCTGGCGGCTGTCGAAGTCGAGAAGCTGATCACTTTCCCGATCGAGTCGGTGATGAACGGGCTGCCCGACGTCACTGAAGTCCGCTCGATTTCGAAGACGGGGCTCTCGGTTGTCACGGTCGTGTTCAAGGATGGCGTGGACATCTATTTTGCCAGGCAACTCGCGCTTGAACGCTTGCAGATTGCCAAGAGCCGCATTCCCGAAGGGCTGGGCGAGCCGGAGATCGGACCGATCTCGACCGGGCTCGGCCAAATCTACAAGTACACGCTGATTGGTGAAGAAAAGTCGGCGATGGAATTGCGGACCATCAACGATTGGTTCGTAAAGTTCCAGCTCAGGACTGTGCCGGGCGTGACCGACGTGCTCAGTTTCGGCGGCGAGGTGCGGCAGTACCAAGTGCGCGTCAATCCGAACAAGCTGATCGAGTACAAGCTGACTCTGGAGGATCTTGAGGAAGCCATCCGAGCCAATAACCGTAACGCGGGCGGCTGGTACATCGAAGGCGATCAGGAGCAGCTCGTCGTCCGCGGGGAGGGCCTGATTCGCGGAAGCCGCGACGGGCTGGTCGACATCGAGAATGTCGTACTCAAGGCCGAACATGGAACGCCGGTCTACGTTGAAGACGTGGCGGAGGTCGAGTACGGGGCTCAGATTCGTCAGGGCGCGGTCACGATGGACGGCAGGGGCGAAGTCGTCATGGGCATCGTGCTCCAGCTCAAGGGCGCGAACACGAAACAGGTTATCGAGCGAGTGCGCGACAAGGTGGCAGCGCTCCAGCCCTCTCTGCCGGAAGGGGTCCGGATCGTTCCGGTGTACGACCAGGCCGATCTTGTCGAGAAGGCGGTCGGCACGGTGCGCCAGGCGTTGACCGAAGCCGCGGTCCTGATCGTAATCGTGCTGTTTCTCTTCCTGTGGAACGTCCGTTCGGCGCTCGTTGTCGTCTCCTCGATTCCCCTGTCGATGCTGATTGCCTTCGTCATGATGCGGTGGTACGGCCTGTCGGCAAACTTGCAGTCGCTGGGCGGGCTGGCGATCGGCATCGGCATGATGGTGGATGGTTCGGTCGTCATGATGGAGAACATCATCCGGCACCTGGCCGAACCGAATAAGCGTGGTGAATCGCTAGCGCATCGCGTGCGGGAGGCCGCACAAGAGGTCGGGCAGCCCGTGTTCTTCGCGGTGCTCATCATTATCGTCGTGTTCCTCCCCCTCTTCACGCTCCAAGGCGTCGAGGGCAAGTTGTTCAGCCCGATGGCCTTCACAATCGCTTTTGCGATGCTGGGTTCGCTGATCGTGGCCTTGACCGTCGTGCCGGTCCTTTCTGCGATCGTTCTGCGCGGTAAGTTCAGTGAGCGAGATAACTTTCTCATGCGCTTTCTGAAGCTGGTCTACCGGCCCTTGCTGAGCTGGGCGCTGCGCCATCGCTGGGTCGTCACGGGGACCGCCGTGCTGGCGCTTGCTGTCTCGCTGGCCATCGTGCCATTCCTTGGGACGGAATTTGTACCGGAGCTCGATGAGGGCACGATGAGCATCCGCGTGACGATGAACCCGAGCATTTCGTTGAACGAATCCAAACGCATTGCGAATCACCTGGAAGCCAAGCTGTTGAAGTATCCCGAAGTCCGGTACGCGTTCAGCCAGATCGGGCGCGCCGAGCTTGGCGGGGACCCGGAGCCCATCGCGAACAATGAGATCAACGTCGGACTGAAGCCGCAGGCCGAGTGGACGACGGCCCATTCGCGCCAGGAACTGGTTCGCATTCTCGAGGAGGATTTGGGCGAGTACCCCGGTATCCTGCTGAACTTCTCGCAGCCCATCGCGACGCGGGTGGACGAACTCCTCTCGGGAGTGAAGGCCCAGCTCGCGATCAAGCTCTTCGGCGAGGACCTGGAGGTGCTCGAAAGGAAGGGTCGCGAGATCGAGGCCGCAATCAAGGCAACCCGCGGCGCTTCCGACGTGCAGATGGAGCAGATCAACGGCGAGGCGCAACTGGTCGTGCGGGCCGATCGGGATGCTCTCGCGCGCTATGGTCTGAACGCGGCGCAGGTGATGGAGGTCGTCTCCACGGCGGTCGGCGGCAAAGCAGTTACCGAAGTGCTGGAAGGCCAGAGACGATTCGTCGTCTATCTTCGCATGGCCGAATCGTATCGCAACAATCCCGAATCCATCGGCGACCTCTGGGTTTCGAGTCGCGATGGGGCTCATGTACCTCTGTCGCAGGTTGCGGATATTCGCCTCGTTCAGGGGCCGCCAACCGTCAGTCGCGAGGATGCGCAGCGCCGAATCGTCATCCAGTGCAACGTGCGCGGCCGTGACATGGGCGGGTTCGTTGCGGAAGCACAGAAGGCGGTGCTGGAGCGAGTGCGACTCCCCGCCGGGTACTTCGTCACGTGGGGCGGACAATTCGAGAACCAGCAGCGCGCCCAGAAAACGTTGATGGTGGTCGTACCTGTGTCCCTGGGGCTGATCTTTTTCTTGCTGTACATGTCGTTCAACTCCATCAAGAACGCCCTGCTCATCATCTTCAACGTGCCTTTCGCTCTGGTGGGCGGCATTTTCGCCCTGGCGCTGTCGGGGCAATACTTGAGCGTGCCCTCGTCGGTCGGCTTCATCGCGCTCTTCGGGGTGGCCGTGCTCAATGGCGTTGTCATGGTGTCGTACTTCAATCAACTCGTCCGCCAAGGCCTGACGCTCGACGATGCCGTTGCGAAGGGGGCAATGCTGCGTCTCCGGCCGGTACTCATGACCGCAACCGTGGCCAGCTTGGGTTTGATCCCGCTGCTACTTTCCTCGGGGATCGGGTCGGAAGTTCAACGCCCTCTGGCGACGGTCGTCGTCGGTGGGCTGGCTTCTTCGACGCTGTTGACGTTGCTCGTGCTTCCCGCGCTTTACCCGTGGTTCGCGCCGGCGCGGGTGCACGTGGAAATCTAG
- the cnrA gene encoding Nickel and cobalt resistance protein CnrA, which translates to MLEAVLHFSIRNRWVIVLFTAIVASVGVYSLQRLPIDAVPDITNNQVQINVLFPSLSPIEIEKQVTFPIETALAGIPGLRSTRSLSRNGFSQTTAVFEDDVNVYFARQQVSERLGQAKESLPPGAEPIMGPIATGLGEIYMYTVEYEHPHGKAAPIADGEPGWQSDGAYLTPEGQRLASDLEQAAYLREVQDWIVRPQLKGVKNVAGVEAIGGYVKQYHVQPDPMKLVSFGLTFHDVIEALERNNVSTGAGYIEHKGEAYVVRATGRIERQEQIESIVVGTRNGVPIYVSDIVGPDGVGVGREMRTGSASENGEEVVVATAIMLLGANSRTVAAAVDDKMREIQRSLPPGVHAKTVLNRTKLVDATIQTVQKNLLEGAILVIVVLLLLLGNLRAALICALAIPISMLMTATGMVQSKVSGNLMSLGAIDFGLIVDGAVIIVENCLRRLAHKQHQIGRVLTLQERLHEVLGASKEVRSATAYGEAIIITVYFPILALTGVEGKMFHPMALTVIFALVAAFILSLTFVPAMVAILVRGRVKEKEVLVIQWAKALYEPVVNGAVRWRLVVAPAAVVMFFASLLLFTRLGQEFVPTLDEKDIAMHAMRIPSTALTQSGLMQVDVERTVASLPEVAFAYSKTGTAEMATDPMPVNVSDTFIIFKPRAEWRSEAELDRLIAAKTEEMEKLGGGHAEEEHGHGGHEEGEVKLVGHKGKLQKLIELTVKTLPGNNYEFTQPIQMRFNELISGVRGDVAVKVYGDDFAKMQKTAQQVLSVLRNIAGAADAKPEQTTGLPVMTIDIDRAAIARYGLNIADVQDVIAAAMGGREAGLVFEGDRRFDLVVRLPDALRGQPETLETLPIPLPQVEEKQPSNVRLATLDGSIENLIPTHDVGFVPLGQIARIDVAEGANQISRENGKRRIVVQCNVRGRDLGSFVTEAQEKMQAVALPPGGWLVWGGQYENLVAAKKRLTIVVPVCFLLIFILLFSTFKSVKYSLLVFSAVPLGLTGGILSLWLRDMPFSISAAVGFIALSGVAVLNGLVMVSFINQLRREGMARDEAILRGSLTRLRPVLMTALVASLGFVPMAIATGTGSEVQRPLATVVIGGLLSSTLLTLVVLPALYRIFTGWDKAGLPQPVTQEWEAPETGPLEVTAPSVSVGIRAANRDGGAPPASQR; encoded by the coding sequence ATGCTTGAGGCCGTTCTTCACTTTTCGATTCGCAATCGCTGGGTGATCGTACTGTTCACTGCGATCGTCGCCAGCGTCGGCGTGTACTCACTCCAGCGCCTGCCCATCGACGCCGTTCCCGACATCACCAACAACCAGGTGCAGATCAACGTCCTGTTCCCCTCGCTATCCCCCATTGAGATCGAGAAGCAGGTCACGTTCCCGATTGAGACGGCGCTGGCGGGCATTCCGGGCCTGCGATCGACGCGCTCGCTTTCGCGCAACGGGTTCTCGCAGACAACGGCGGTGTTCGAGGACGACGTGAACGTCTATTTCGCGCGGCAGCAGGTCTCCGAGCGCCTCGGCCAAGCCAAGGAGAGTCTGCCGCCCGGGGCTGAGCCGATCATGGGTCCGATCGCGACCGGTCTGGGCGAAATCTACATGTACACCGTCGAATACGAGCACCCACACGGCAAGGCCGCGCCGATCGCCGACGGCGAGCCAGGTTGGCAGAGCGACGGGGCCTATTTGACGCCAGAGGGACAGCGGCTCGCGTCTGATCTGGAGCAAGCAGCCTACCTGCGGGAGGTGCAGGACTGGATCGTTCGCCCGCAACTCAAGGGCGTGAAGAACGTGGCGGGCGTCGAAGCAATCGGCGGCTACGTGAAACAATATCACGTTCAGCCCGACCCGATGAAGCTGGTCAGCTTCGGCCTCACGTTTCACGACGTGATTGAGGCGTTGGAGCGCAACAATGTGAGCACCGGGGCGGGTTACATCGAGCACAAGGGCGAGGCGTATGTTGTGCGCGCGACGGGCCGCATCGAGCGCCAGGAGCAGATCGAGTCGATCGTGGTCGGTACGCGCAATGGCGTGCCGATTTACGTGAGCGACATCGTCGGGCCGGACGGCGTGGGCGTTGGCCGCGAGATGCGGACGGGTTCCGCGAGCGAGAACGGCGAAGAGGTCGTGGTCGCCACGGCCATCATGCTGCTCGGCGCGAACAGCCGCACCGTGGCCGCGGCCGTCGATGACAAGATGCGGGAAATCCAGCGGTCGTTGCCGCCGGGCGTCCACGCCAAAACGGTGCTGAATCGCACCAAGTTGGTGGACGCCACGATCCAGACGGTGCAGAAGAACCTCCTGGAAGGCGCCATCCTCGTCATCGTCGTTCTGCTGCTCTTGCTGGGTAATCTCCGCGCAGCGCTGATCTGCGCGTTGGCCATTCCAATTTCCATGCTCATGACCGCCACGGGCATGGTGCAAAGTAAGGTCAGCGGCAACTTGATGTCACTCGGCGCGATCGACTTTGGCTTGATCGTCGACGGCGCCGTCATCATCGTCGAGAACTGCCTCCGTCGGCTCGCGCACAAGCAGCACCAGATTGGTCGTGTTTTGACGCTCCAGGAACGGCTCCACGAGGTCCTCGGCGCAAGCAAAGAGGTACGATCGGCGACGGCCTATGGGGAAGCAATCATCATCACCGTCTATTTCCCGATCCTGGCGCTGACCGGAGTCGAGGGGAAGATGTTTCACCCCATGGCGCTCACGGTCATTTTTGCCCTTGTAGCAGCCTTCATCCTCTCGCTGACGTTCGTTCCCGCGATGGTGGCCATACTGGTTCGTGGACGGGTCAAAGAGAAAGAGGTTCTCGTTATTCAGTGGGCAAAGGCACTGTACGAGCCGGTGGTCAACGGGGCGGTGAGGTGGCGCTTGGTTGTCGCGCCGGCCGCGGTCGTCATGTTCTTCGCATCCTTGCTCCTGTTCACGCGCCTCGGTCAGGAGTTTGTACCGACGCTGGACGAGAAGGACATCGCGATGCATGCGATGCGAATCCCGAGTACGGCCCTCACCCAATCCGGCTTGATGCAGGTTGACGTCGAGCGCACGGTCGCTTCGCTGCCGGAAGTCGCGTTCGCCTACTCCAAGACCGGCACGGCCGAGATGGCGACCGACCCCATGCCGGTGAACGTCTCAGACACGTTCATCATCTTCAAGCCGCGCGCGGAGTGGCGCAGCGAGGCCGAACTGGACCGACTGATCGCCGCGAAGACCGAGGAGATGGAGAAGCTCGGCGGCGGGCATGCAGAGGAGGAGCACGGTCACGGCGGCCACGAGGAGGGTGAGGTGAAGCTCGTCGGTCACAAGGGCAAGCTCCAGAAGTTGATCGAGTTGACGGTCAAGACGCTGCCCGGCAACAACTATGAGTTCACGCAGCCGATCCAGATGCGTTTCAACGAGCTGATCTCAGGCGTGCGCGGAGATGTGGCGGTAAAGGTCTATGGCGATGATTTTGCCAAGATGCAGAAAACGGCCCAGCAGGTGCTTTCAGTTCTGCGGAACATCGCCGGCGCGGCCGACGCAAAGCCAGAACAGACGACCGGCTTGCCCGTCATGACGATCGACATCGACCGTGCTGCCATCGCGCGTTACGGACTGAATATTGCCGACGTGCAGGACGTGATCGCGGCGGCGATGGGCGGTCGCGAAGCCGGACTGGTGTTCGAGGGCGACCGTCGCTTCGATCTGGTCGTGCGACTTCCGGACGCGCTGCGCGGCCAACCGGAAACTTTGGAGACGCTCCCGATCCCATTGCCGCAGGTTGAGGAAAAGCAACCGAGCAACGTGCGGCTGGCCACGCTCGACGGATCGATCGAAAACCTGATCCCCACCCATGACGTGGGTTTCGTGCCGCTTGGGCAGATAGCCCGGATCGACGTGGCCGAGGGCGCCAACCAGATCAGCCGCGAGAACGGCAAGCGCCGCATCGTCGTGCAGTGCAACGTGCGCGGCCGCGATCTCGGTTCGTTTGTCACGGAAGCGCAGGAGAAGATGCAGGCGGTCGCGTTGCCGCCCGGCGGCTGGCTGGTGTGGGGCGGGCAATACGAGAATCTCGTTGCGGCGAAGAAGCGGCTGACGATCGTCGTGCCGGTTTGCTTCCTGCTGATCTTCATTCTGCTCTTCAGCACGTTCAAGAGCGTGAAGTACTCGTTGCTCGTCTTCAGCGCCGTGCCGCTTGGCCTGACAGGCGGCATCCTCTCGCTGTGGCTGCGCGACATGCCCTTTTCGATCTCCGCGGCTGTAGGCTTCATCGCGCTGTCGGGCGTGGCGGTGTTGAACGGTCTGGTAATGGTCAGCTTCATCAACCAGCTTCGGCGCGAAGGAATGGCGCGCGACGAAGCGATCCTGCGGGGCAGCTTGACTCGCTTGCGCCCCGTGCTGATGACGGCCTTGGTCGCGTCGCTTGGCTTTGTTCCGATGGCAATTGCGACGGGAACCGGCTCAGAGGTGCAGCGCCCGCTCGCCACGGTCGTCATTGGCGGTCTCCTCTCCAGCACGCTGCTGACGCTCGTCGTGCTCCCCGCGCTCTATCGTATTTTCACGGGATGGGACAAGGCTGGCCTGCCTCAGCCGGTAACGCAGGAGTGGGAAGCGCCGGAGACTGGCCCGCTCGAAGTGACGGCGCCGTCTGTCAGCGTAGGCATTAGAGCCGCAAATCGGGACGGTGGCGCGCCGCCGGCTTCGCAACGATGA
- the czcB_3 gene encoding Cobalt-zinc-cadmium resistance protein CzcB produces the protein MNMQRRSILLAGLVAGAALGIGSTYVWFKRPGWLPYFGASVAQDRPANSEHDPADGALGPADGRQDAQEEGVVRLSSDAARKFGIEVAPAEGGELEQTLTLPGQIVLNADMVAHIVPRVAGFVRRVDKCLGDVVQAGEVMAVLQSRELAEAKAAYLAAKQRLSLADATLKSAEELHAKKIMPDLQFLAARRDQVDASIEVETADNKLHAIGVSEGQEPGTLPSDSASLAIYELRAPFAGIVVERHCSLGEVLNGETMAFKLADLSTVWVDVTVYMQHLPLVQVGQSVIVIAGRGAAESSAVIDYISPVVDEDTRTATARLTLPNPDGKWRPGLFVSARVRTGVIPAAVLVPKAAVQTIQGKPCVFVETGGLFKVRPVTVGRSDGSRMEVTAGLKPGERYVTANAFTLKSELGKGGFGK, from the coding sequence ATGAACATGCAACGAAGGAGCATCCTGCTCGCCGGTCTCGTCGCTGGCGCGGCGCTGGGCATTGGATCGACGTACGTCTGGTTCAAAAGGCCGGGCTGGCTTCCATACTTCGGAGCGAGCGTCGCCCAAGATCGCCCTGCGAACTCTGAGCACGACCCGGCGGACGGCGCCCTCGGGCCTGCCGACGGCCGCCAGGACGCGCAGGAAGAGGGTGTCGTCAGATTGTCGTCCGATGCCGCGAGAAAGTTCGGCATCGAAGTCGCCCCAGCCGAGGGCGGCGAGCTTGAGCAGACGTTGACGCTGCCCGGGCAGATCGTCCTGAACGCCGACATGGTCGCCCACATCGTGCCCCGCGTCGCCGGGTTTGTCCGTCGCGTGGACAAGTGTCTGGGAGATGTCGTTCAGGCGGGCGAAGTGATGGCCGTCCTGCAAAGCCGCGAATTGGCGGAGGCGAAGGCCGCGTACTTGGCCGCGAAACAGAGACTGTCGCTCGCCGACGCCACGCTGAAGAGCGCCGAAGAGCTGCACGCCAAGAAGATCATGCCCGACCTCCAGTTTCTGGCCGCCCGGAGAGATCAGGTGGACGCGTCGATTGAGGTCGAGACAGCCGACAACAAGCTGCATGCCATCGGCGTCAGCGAAGGACAGGAGCCAGGGACATTGCCCAGCGACTCGGCCAGCTTGGCGATCTACGAGCTGCGGGCGCCCTTCGCGGGCATCGTGGTCGAGAGGCACTGCTCGCTCGGCGAGGTCCTGAATGGCGAGACAATGGCCTTCAAGCTGGCGGATCTCTCCACGGTCTGGGTGGACGTCACCGTCTACATGCAGCACCTGCCACTGGTCCAGGTCGGACAGTCCGTAATCGTAATCGCGGGTCGCGGCGCGGCTGAGAGCTCCGCTGTCATCGACTACATCAGCCCGGTCGTTGATGAAGACACGCGAACCGCGACGGCGCGCCTGACGCTGCCCAATCCCGACGGGAAGTGGCGGCCGGGGCTGTTCGTCTCAGCGCGCGTGCGAACAGGCGTGATCCCGGCAGCGGTACTGGTTCCGAAGGCCGCCGTGCAGACGATCCAAGGCAAACCCTGCGTGTTCGTAGAGACCGGAGGACTCTTCAAGGTGCGTCCCGTTACGGTGGGTCGGTCCGATGGCAGCCGGATGGAGGTGACTGCTGGACTGAAGCCCGGCGAGCGCTACGTGACCGCGAACGCGTTCACGCTGAAGTCCGAACTCGGAAAGGGGGGATTCGGAAAGTAG
- a CDS encoding Helix-turn-helix domain protein codes for MAKKPKNSDEIGDVLRRQRTEVLGKGLREMARQLGTAPAHLTDIEHGNRSPSEGLLVKIARAYEIPEARLRSAWSKPDEIVEEIATQDATAAAKVPELLRSARKFTLAQWDALIEQARRLAAEKKGKAD; via the coding sequence TTGGCCAAGAAACCGAAGAACAGCGATGAGATCGGCGACGTGCTCCGCCGCCAGCGGACTGAAGTGCTCGGCAAGGGCCTGCGGGAGATGGCCCGGCAGCTCGGTACGGCGCCGGCTCACCTGACCGACATCGAGCATGGGAACCGCAGCCCATCCGAGGGGCTGCTGGTCAAGATCGCCCGCGCTTACGAAATTCCCGAAGCGCGGCTCCGCTCCGCGTGGAGCAAACCCGACGAGATCGTCGAGGAAATCGCCACCCAGGACGCGACGGCGGCAGCCAAGGTGCCCGAGTTGCTGCGTTCAGCCCGCAAGTTCACACTGGCCCAGTGGGACGCATTGATCGAACAGGCCCGCCGGCTGGCGGCCGAAAAGAAGGGGAAGGCCGACTGA
- the glnB_2 gene encoding Nitrogen regulatory protein P-II: MKEIKAIIRPYRLDAVLDALHSHAELPGVTVSFVRGFGRTVGRTTTTSQTPIQYGTVEMAKVECVVNDDQVNAVVDIIQVAACTQSAGDGKIVVCNVTEVVKIRTGDRLRRIE; this comes from the coding sequence ATGAAAGAGATCAAGGCGATCATACGACCCTATCGTCTGGACGCGGTGCTCGACGCGCTGCACTCGCATGCGGAGCTGCCGGGGGTGACGGTGTCGTTCGTGCGCGGCTTTGGGCGGACCGTCGGACGTACGACCACTACCTCGCAGACCCCTATCCAGTACGGCACAGTCGAGATGGCGAAGGTGGAGTGCGTGGTGAACGACGACCAGGTGAATGCGGTCGTGGACATCATTCAAGTCGCCGCTTGTACGCAGAGCGCCGGCGACGGAAAGATTGTCGTCTGCAACGTTACCGAAGTCGTCAAGATCAGGACCGGCGACCGGCTTCGACGGATAGAGTAG